In a genomic window of Roseiflexus castenholzii DSM 13941:
- a CDS encoding XamI family restriction endonuclease: protein MGCHRFNKTMEPGAYAFCLNVPVGKTQRVNIPIDVVIQPKKLRTDRLPIRIEARSAGDFTNKRRKEEATQNRRLQATYGKTVAFVLFLCGYFGNDYLGCAEGDRPGVGAQDRRFGQTGVGGSMQANQFCVKWSKINLAQRIDTPFGIQPSGACGDMRYPSPRAAESVLSSQFSVLSS from the coding sequence ATAGGTTGTCACAGGTTCAACAAAACAATGGAACCGGGCGCGTATGCCTTCTGTCTGAATGTGCCCGTCGGGAAGACGCAGAGAGTCAATATCCCGATTGACGTTGTGATCCAGCCCAAGAAACTACGCACGGACCGGTTGCCAATCCGTATCGAGGCCAGGTCAGCGGGTGATTTCACAAACAAGCGGCGCAAGGAAGAGGCGACGCAGAATCGCCGGTTACAGGCGACCTACGGGAAGACTGTGGCTTTCGTGCTCTTCCTTTGCGGGTATTTCGGCAACGACTATCTGGGGTGCGCCGAGGGGGATCGACCGGGTGTGGGAGCACAGGATCGACGATTTGGGCAAACTGGAGTTGGAGGATCAATGCAGGCGAACCAATTCTGTGTAAAATGGAGCAAGATTAATCTGGCGCAACGCATTGACACACCTTTCGGCATACAACCGTCCGGCGCCTGCGGCGATATGCGATACCCGTCTCCGCGCGCCGCAGAATCAGTTCTCAGTTCTCAGTTCTCAGTTCTTAGTTCTTAG
- a CDS encoding Eco57I restriction-modification methylase domain-containing protein: MPTTNYNPDVLSCLANLSSDEVFTPPQLANQMLDLLPAELWSNPEARFLDPCCKSGVFLREIAKRLDKGLEAKIPDRQARINHIMKNQLFGIAITELTALISRRSLYCSKTANGKYSVCTAFDTPEGNIRYRRIEHTWKDGRCVFCGANEANYARGAELETHAYEFIHTDNPLCLFDERSEGCHFDERSEEKSMKFDVIIGNPPYQLSDGGFGRSATPIYNKFVHQAKKLNPRYLVMIIPARWYSGGKGLDDFREGMLKDNRILEIHDFPDATDVFPGVQIKGGVCYFLWDRDHPGLCKVSNYLHGKVATMERPLMEAGADTFIRYNEAISILRKVQQFNEPSFKTLVSAQKPFGLRTYVLGKPEPFPGAVKLYQNGGVGWVSRKEIAQNREWIDTYKVFIPRLGSGSDSFPHPILGHPFVGERNSACTETYLVIGPCNTETKAENIISYIRTRFFRFLALLNKPTQDAPKRVYQFVPMQDFSKPWTDEELYQKYGLTQDEIAFIESMVRPMPAEDEPEPTEETDE; the protein is encoded by the coding sequence ATGCCTACGACGAACTACAACCCTGATGTGCTCTCCTGCCTGGCGAACCTCTCCAGCGACGAGGTGTTCACGCCGCCGCAACTGGCTAACCAGATGCTGGACCTGCTGCCGGCTGAGCTGTGGAGCAATCCCGAGGCGCGCTTTCTCGACCCCTGCTGCAAATCGGGCGTGTTCCTGCGCGAGATCGCCAAGCGGCTGGACAAGGGATTGGAAGCCAAAATCCCTGACCGGCAGGCACGGATTAACCATATTATGAAAAACCAGCTCTTCGGCATCGCCATCACCGAGCTAACTGCGCTCATCTCGCGTCGTTCGCTCTACTGCTCCAAGACTGCCAACGGCAAGTATTCGGTCTGCACCGCCTTTGACACACCCGAAGGCAACATCCGCTACCGGCGCATTGAGCACACCTGGAAAGACGGCCGCTGCGTGTTCTGCGGCGCCAACGAAGCCAACTACGCCCGCGGCGCGGAACTGGAAACCCACGCCTACGAGTTCATCCACACCGACAACCCCCTTTGCCTTTTCGACGAGCGAAGTGAGGGTTGTCATTTCGACGAGCGAAGTGAGGAGAAATCCATGAAATTCGATGTGATCATCGGCAATCCGCCGTATCAGTTGAGCGACGGCGGCTTTGGCCGAAGCGCCACTCCGATTTACAACAAGTTTGTCCATCAGGCGAAGAAGCTCAATCCACGCTATCTCGTGATGATTATTCCAGCACGTTGGTATTCCGGCGGAAAGGGCTTGGACGACTTCCGCGAGGGGATGCTAAAAGACAACCGCATTCTCGAGATACACGACTTCCCCGATGCGACAGATGTTTTCCCCGGTGTACAAATCAAAGGTGGTGTCTGCTATTTTCTTTGGGACCGCGATCATCCCGGCTTGTGCAAGGTCTCCAACTATTTGCACGGCAAGGTGGCAACGATGGAGCGCCCGTTGATGGAAGCGGGGGCAGATACCTTTATCCGCTACAACGAGGCGATTTCTATTCTCCGTAAAGTTCAGCAATTCAACGAACCCTCGTTCAAGACGCTGGTAAGCGCACAAAAGCCGTTTGGGCTTAGAACGTATGTTCTTGGCAAACCAGAACCATTTCCGGGAGCAGTGAAGCTTTATCAGAACGGCGGCGTTGGTTGGGTCAGCCGAAAGGAAATCGCACAAAATCGGGAATGGATTGATACTTATAAGGTTTTTATTCCCAGATTAGGTAGTGGAAGTGACAGTTTCCCACATCCGATACTAGGACATCCATTTGTAGGCGAACGCAATTCTGCCTGCACCGAGACGTATCTTGTCATCGGCCCTTGCAACACAGAGACCAAAGCAGAAAATATCATTTCGTATATCCGAACTCGCTTCTTTCGATTTCTTGCGCTATTAAACAAGCCGACGCAAGATGCGCCCAAGCGAGTCTATCAATTCGTCCCCATGCAAGACTTCTCCAAGCCTTGGACTGATGAAGAACTCTACCAAAAATACGGCCTAACCCAAGACGAGATCGCCTTCATCGAATCCATGGTCCGGCCGATGCCAGCGGAGGACGAACCGGAACCGACGGAGGAAACCGATGAGTAA
- a CDS encoding DUF6754 domain-containing protein, with translation MDLPLQTLALLLIVFIVIILTLLYHARALDRRRTFSRRPLPALEALRRGLGSGAETGRALHLSPGSGVIGARATTAETIAGLLAAERTATEAALSGIPVIASSGDAVAHLALRGTLRQAYQRAGLGQDYDAGNVQLLAQQDPMAYASGVVTLYGRQRLEASQLIGSFGYEVLLATEAGAQSGIPQVAGATTSTALPLIYLTADGTLIGEEIYAAEAYLSRAPEAHGRLLTHDALRTVTIVAIVALALWQSLIGL, from the coding sequence GTGGATCTCCCCCTTCAGACACTTGCCCTGCTGCTCATCGTTTTCATCGTCATTATTCTGACACTCCTCTACCATGCGCGCGCGCTCGACCGGCGTCGCACCTTCAGCCGCCGTCCGTTGCCTGCATTGGAGGCGCTGAGGCGTGGGTTAGGGAGCGGCGCCGAAACGGGTCGTGCGCTTCACCTTTCGCCGGGCAGCGGCGTCATCGGCGCGCGCGCGACTACAGCGGAAACGATCGCAGGGCTGCTCGCTGCTGAGCGCACCGCAACCGAAGCCGCTCTCAGCGGTATTCCGGTGATTGCCAGTTCCGGCGATGCGGTGGCGCATCTCGCACTGCGCGGCACGTTGCGCCAGGCGTATCAGCGCGCCGGGCTTGGGCAAGATTACGATGCCGGGAACGTGCAGTTGCTGGCACAGCAAGACCCCATGGCATATGCGTCGGGTGTCGTGACGCTGTACGGACGGCAGCGCCTCGAAGCGAGCCAGTTGATCGGCAGTTTTGGGTACGAAGTATTGCTGGCCACTGAGGCGGGAGCGCAATCCGGTATCCCACAGGTCGCCGGCGCGACGACATCGACTGCGTTGCCGCTTATCTATCTGACGGCTGATGGCACGCTGATCGGTGAGGAGATCTACGCCGCCGAAGCCTATCTGTCGCGCGCCCCCGAAGCGCATGGTCGCTTGCTGACCCATGATGCACTGCGGACTGTGACGATCGTGGCGATTGTCGCGCTGGCGCTCTGGCAATCGCTGATTGGCTTGTAA
- a CDS encoding hotdog fold thioesterase, which produces MTTPDLSQLTRSGLADRLGIQIVELTPQRIVATMPVTADHHQPLGYLHGGASVALAETVASIGAFFNCPPGKAAFGLEINANHIRPKREGVVTAIGAPLHVGKSTQVWEVRIVDEQERLICISRCTIAVVDLAQTMERGSQA; this is translated from the coding sequence ATGACAACACCAGACCTTTCTCAACTCACACGCAGCGGTCTTGCCGACCGGCTCGGCATTCAGATCGTCGAACTGACACCGCAGCGGATTGTGGCGACGATGCCGGTGACGGCAGACCATCATCAACCGCTCGGCTATCTCCACGGCGGCGCATCGGTCGCGCTCGCCGAAACGGTCGCCAGCATCGGCGCATTCTTCAATTGTCCGCCGGGAAAGGCAGCCTTCGGTCTTGAGATCAACGCCAACCACATTCGCCCCAAGCGCGAGGGGGTGGTGACTGCAATCGGCGCGCCGCTGCACGTCGGCAAATCGACGCAGGTGTGGGAGGTGCGCATCGTCGATGAGCAGGAGCGCCTGATCTGCATATCGCGCTGCACCATTGCAGTCGTCGATCTGGCACAAACGATGGAACGGGGATCACAGGCATGA
- a CDS encoding peptidylprolyl isomerase, with translation MSQASRNKKGQEPATQGVSPAGIIAAVAVIAVLVVLGLMLAQSSGRPQVVEPTVPPFAAATPATGGVPGPLPADVAARNGFYTAPPPMTIDPSKTYTATITTPRGDIVIRLRPDLAPETVNNFVFLAREGFYDGVTWHRVLPNFMAQGGDPSGTGMGGPGYTIKDEFGPTMIFDRPGIVAMARTAMPNSAGSQFFITTAPAPHLNGQYTIFGEVIEGQEIVNGIPLRDPDANPAGPGEQMLKVTITEQ, from the coding sequence GTGAGTCAGGCATCACGGAACAAAAAAGGGCAAGAACCGGCGACGCAGGGGGTCTCGCCAGCCGGGATCATTGCAGCGGTCGCTGTGATTGCAGTGCTCGTCGTCCTTGGCTTGATGCTTGCGCAATCCAGCGGTCGACCGCAGGTCGTCGAGCCGACGGTTCCGCCGTTTGCTGCTGCGACGCCGGCGACGGGCGGCGTTCCGGGTCCGTTGCCGGCGGACGTGGCGGCGCGCAACGGGTTCTATACTGCACCGCCGCCAATGACCATTGATCCGTCGAAGACCTATACTGCGACGATTACCACCCCACGCGGCGATATTGTTATCCGGTTACGTCCCGATCTTGCGCCGGAAACGGTCAACAACTTCGTCTTCCTGGCGCGTGAAGGGTTTTACGATGGCGTCACATGGCACCGGGTGCTGCCCAATTTTATGGCGCAGGGCGGCGATCCGTCCGGAACCGGCATGGGAGGACCGGGATACACCATCAAGGACGAATTCGGCCCGACTATGATCTTTGATCGTCCTGGCATTGTTGCAATGGCGCGCACTGCTATGCCCAACAGCGCCGGATCGCAATTCTTCATTACGACTGCGCCGGCGCCGCATCTGAACGGTCAGTACACCATTTTCGGCGAAGTGATCGAAGGTCAGGAGATTGTGAATGGAATCCCGCTGCGCGACCCGGATGCCAATCCGGCAGGACCGGGTGAGCAGATGTTGAAGGTGACCATCACTGAGCAGTAA
- a CDS encoding glutamate mutase L, whose product MSVPIALHAFLVADVGSTMTHVWLVDAVDGETRLIGYAEAPGSVPSTGDATPAILEAVQRIAEQTGRRLIDNNTLVMPKEAEGDGVDGILVCSSAAGVMSLIIAAVAGDISARSAQRAARATYTRVLQTITLDDAVHQEQIGVLADSGMTWIERQVQALLGVQADGVVIVGGIEGGAHDALIRLAHIVGLASRSVQTDAQGRQTYNAARKPIIFAGNSQARAGVAAALEDHPDLIVVDNIRPTLDIERLDPVRREIVRFYNEHILTRFARTSGLQRLSRAPVCTSCDATGVITRFAAETAQCNVLTLDVGSLSTTAHLCSEGRYSPVVLGGVGIGYGVGALLAQRGVGAIRRWLPFPISERDLAHWLLNKMLRPHIPPLTREELLIEHAVAREALSRVIETLLDERPDARYDRVFVGGGVLRHAPHPGLALLTVLDALQPTSQENIMTLDVHLDSLGLMNACGTLAFSEADAALTLFERDLMNNTPLATVVTTLGEGRAGETAVEAELRVEGKSTYTMRVAHGEIACLSLPPGQYGTLTLRPTAGVRIGRNAPGAEVASELAAIRGSALGVVIDARGRPLRLPDEPAARQQALWSWLVALGVEREPLPYPALDTVIEAPSPTLSSTGSEPHSSRASLLQSDERPSTESGDSIERDLAKLRETVETPQKRRGLFRRN is encoded by the coding sequence ATGTCCGTCCCAATCGCATTGCATGCCTTTCTGGTCGCCGATGTCGGCAGCACAATGACGCATGTCTGGCTGGTTGACGCCGTCGATGGCGAAACTCGTCTTATCGGCTATGCCGAAGCGCCGGGCAGCGTTCCTTCGACCGGCGACGCAACACCCGCCATTCTCGAAGCCGTACAGCGCATCGCAGAACAAACCGGTCGCCGTCTGATCGACAACAATACGCTGGTGATGCCGAAAGAGGCGGAGGGCGATGGTGTTGACGGCATTCTGGTCTGTAGCAGTGCAGCAGGCGTTATGAGCCTGATCATTGCGGCGGTCGCCGGCGATATTTCGGCGCGGAGCGCGCAACGCGCCGCGCGTGCAACATATACTCGCGTCCTTCAAACCATCACGCTCGATGATGCAGTTCACCAGGAACAGATCGGCGTCCTCGCAGATTCGGGCATGACCTGGATCGAACGCCAGGTGCAGGCGTTGCTCGGAGTGCAGGCTGACGGCGTAGTGATTGTCGGCGGAATCGAAGGCGGCGCGCACGACGCGCTCATTCGCCTCGCACATATCGTCGGACTGGCATCACGGAGCGTTCAGACAGACGCCCAGGGCAGACAAACCTACAATGCCGCCCGAAAACCGATCATTTTCGCAGGAAACAGTCAGGCGCGTGCAGGGGTGGCTGCGGCGCTGGAGGACCACCCCGATCTCATCGTGGTTGACAATATTCGACCAACCCTGGACATCGAGCGCCTCGATCCGGTGCGCCGCGAAATCGTGCGCTTCTACAACGAGCACATCCTGACCCGCTTCGCGCGAACATCGGGCCTTCAGCGCCTCTCTCGCGCGCCTGTGTGCACATCGTGCGACGCCACGGGTGTGATAACCCGCTTCGCGGCGGAGACGGCGCAGTGTAACGTTCTGACCCTCGATGTCGGCTCATTGAGCACGACTGCGCACTTGTGCAGCGAAGGACGCTATAGTCCCGTCGTTTTGGGCGGCGTCGGCATCGGGTATGGGGTTGGGGCGCTCCTGGCGCAACGCGGAGTCGGCGCCATCCGACGCTGGCTGCCCTTCCCGATCAGTGAGCGCGACCTGGCACACTGGCTCCTCAACAAGATGTTGCGTCCGCACATTCCACCTCTGACCCGCGAAGAACTGCTGATCGAGCACGCAGTAGCGCGCGAGGCGCTTTCCCGCGTGATAGAGACGCTCCTGGACGAGCGACCCGATGCACGATACGACCGCGTCTTCGTTGGTGGCGGAGTGTTGCGCCATGCACCCCATCCCGGCCTTGCATTGCTCACCGTTCTGGATGCACTGCAACCAACCTCTCAAGAGAATATCATGACACTCGATGTGCACCTTGATAGCCTGGGGTTAATGAATGCCTGCGGCACACTCGCCTTTTCCGAAGCCGACGCCGCGCTGACGTTGTTCGAGCGTGACCTGATGAACAACACGCCGCTGGCGACGGTCGTCACAACGCTTGGCGAAGGGCGTGCAGGAGAAACGGCAGTTGAAGCCGAGTTGCGGGTGGAAGGCAAGTCCACCTATACGATGCGTGTCGCTCATGGTGAGATCGCATGTTTGAGCCTGCCCCCTGGCCAGTACGGCACGCTGACGCTGCGACCAACCGCTGGTGTGCGGATCGGGCGCAACGCACCGGGCGCCGAAGTCGCCTCAGAACTGGCGGCCATTCGCGGCAGCGCCCTTGGTGTGGTCATCGACGCGCGCGGCAGACCGCTACGCCTGCCGGACGAGCCAGCGGCGCGGCAGCAGGCGCTCTGGTCGTGGTTAGTGGCGCTTGGCGTCGAGCGCGAACCATTGCCATATCCGGCGCTCGACACGGTTATCGAAGCGCCGTCGCCGACTCTGTCTTCCACAGGGAGTGAGCCGCACAGCAGCCGAGCGTCACTCTTGCAATCCGACGAACGCCCGTCAACGGAGTCAGGCGACAGCATCGAACGTGATCTGGCAAAACTGCGTGAGACAGTCGAGACCCCCCAGAAAAGGCGTGGGCTTTTCCGCCGAAATTGA
- the dtd gene encoding D-aminoacyl-tRNA deacylase yields the protein MRAVIQRVSEASVTVDGRVIGAIGRGLLILLGVGVGDTEAEAKLLAEKSANLRIFADDEGRFNRSLLDIGGEALVVSQFTLYADTRRGRRPSFSDAAPPEIAAPLVEAFANELQRLGIAVGAGQFGAMMQVALVNDGPVTILLDSAIFREPRNRHER from the coding sequence ATGAGAGCGGTCATTCAACGGGTCAGCGAAGCCTCCGTCACCGTCGATGGCAGAGTGATCGGCGCTATCGGACGAGGATTGCTGATCCTGCTCGGTGTTGGCGTCGGCGACACCGAAGCGGAAGCAAAACTCCTGGCTGAAAAGAGCGCCAACCTGCGGATTTTCGCCGACGATGAAGGGCGTTTCAACCGTTCCCTCCTCGATATCGGCGGCGAGGCGCTGGTCGTCTCACAATTTACGCTCTACGCCGATACCCGGCGCGGGCGCCGCCCCAGTTTTTCCGACGCTGCGCCGCCGGAGATCGCTGCGCCGCTCGTCGAAGCCTTTGCGAACGAACTCCAACGCCTGGGGATCGCCGTCGGCGCCGGACAGTTCGGCGCGATGATGCAGGTTGCGCTGGTGAATGATGGTCCGGTGACGATTCTGCTCGACAGCGCCATTTTTCGCGAACCGCGCAACCGGCATGAACGATGA
- a CDS encoding GIY-YIG nuclease family protein has protein sequence MSNFFPPRPKVEPKIYAYKDTNPEYEGLLKIGYTTKSVQERVAQQYPTLRPGGKLPYCIVLEEPAIRNDGTVFTDRDVHRMLRINGIRNEGGEWFRCTVEQVRAAINAVRAGQLLEEQRSLNFTMRPEQEAAVAKTMAYFQSYRRENGKPPHFLWNCKMRFGKTFAAYQLAKRMGWKKVLVLTFKPAVQSAWEEDLRCHVDFQGWQFIKPGGLTYEQADKNKPIVCFGSFQDYLGRNPKTGGIKAKNEWVHATHWHCVIFDEYHFGAWREKAKDLFEGEDEAERKASEGEAIDYFDEDILPITSDHYLYLSGTPFRAIATGEFIEEQIYNWTYSDEQKAKEEWDDSNGPNPYAALPRMVLMTYQLPDAIREVAMQGEFNEFDLNVFFSAEGVGDKARFKYEDEVQKWLDLIRGAYLPTNLDNLRLGAQKPPLPYSDVRLLNVLTHTVWFLPSVAACYAMRNLLAKPHNKFYHDYKAIVAAGAAAGIGVNALPPVLDAMGDPLKTKTITLTCGKLTTGVTVRPWTGIFMLRNTSSPETYFQAAFRVQSPWTIQNPDGTSPNAELILKEECYVFDFAPDRALRQIADYSCRLNVNEDDPEKKVEEFIHFLPVLAYDGSSMRQIDAAGVLEMAMSGTTATLLARRWESALLVNVDNDTLRRLITNEQAMQALMNIEGFRNLNQEIETIINKSEAVKRLKKEANDRALSAQEKRELTEEEKEFKSKRKQIQEKLIKLATRIPIFMYLTDHRERTLRDVITQLEPGLFKKVTGLTVKDFELLVSLGVFNSALMNDAVYKFKRYEDPSLVYTGINRHEGEDVGLYDTVLRRAEYEATLVHEER, from the coding sequence ATGAGTAACTTCTTCCCCCCGCGCCCCAAGGTCGAGCCGAAAATCTACGCCTACAAGGACACCAACCCCGAATACGAGGGCTTGCTCAAGATCGGCTACACCACCAAGAGCGTGCAGGAGCGGGTGGCGCAGCAGTATCCCACCCTGCGGCCCGGCGGCAAGCTGCCGTATTGCATCGTGCTGGAAGAGCCGGCTATCCGCAACGATGGCACAGTCTTCACCGATCGCGACGTGCACCGCATGCTGCGCATCAACGGCATCCGCAACGAGGGCGGCGAATGGTTCCGCTGCACCGTCGAACAGGTCAGGGCGGCGATTAATGCCGTGCGAGCTGGGCAACTCTTGGAAGAGCAGCGCTCCCTCAACTTCACGATGCGGCCAGAGCAGGAGGCAGCGGTGGCAAAGACCATGGCCTACTTCCAAAGCTACCGCCGGGAAAACGGCAAGCCGCCGCATTTCCTCTGGAACTGCAAGATGCGCTTCGGCAAGACCTTCGCCGCCTATCAACTGGCCAAACGCATGGGCTGGAAAAAGGTTCTCGTGCTGACCTTCAAGCCAGCGGTGCAGAGCGCCTGGGAAGAGGATTTGCGCTGCCACGTGGATTTTCAGGGCTGGCAGTTCATCAAGCCCGGCGGGCTGACCTACGAGCAGGCAGATAAAAACAAGCCTATCGTCTGCTTTGGCTCGTTTCAGGACTATCTCGGCCGCAATCCGAAGACGGGCGGCATCAAAGCCAAGAACGAATGGGTGCATGCCACCCACTGGCACTGCGTCATCTTTGATGAATACCACTTCGGCGCTTGGCGCGAGAAGGCCAAAGACCTGTTTGAGGGCGAGGATGAAGCGGAACGGAAAGCCTCGGAAGGGGAAGCCATTGATTACTTCGATGAGGATATCCTGCCCATCACCTCCGATCACTACCTGTACCTTTCCGGCACACCGTTCCGGGCCATTGCCACCGGCGAGTTCATCGAAGAGCAAATTTACAACTGGACATATTCTGATGAACAGAAGGCAAAAGAGGAGTGGGACGACAGCAACGGCCCCAACCCCTATGCCGCATTGCCGCGCATGGTGCTGATGACCTATCAACTGCCAGACGCCATTCGCGAAGTGGCGATGCAGGGAGAGTTCAACGAGTTCGATCTGAACGTGTTCTTTTCGGCCGAGGGCGTGGGCGACAAGGCGCGGTTCAAATACGAAGACGAGGTGCAGAAGTGGTTGGACCTCATCCGTGGGGCATACCTGCCTACAAACCTGGATAACCTCCGTTTGGGAGCGCAGAAGCCGCCGCTCCCCTACTCGGATGTGCGGCTGCTGAATGTGCTCACCCATACGGTCTGGTTTTTGCCCAGCGTGGCCGCCTGCTACGCCATGCGCAATCTCTTAGCCAAACCACACAACAAGTTCTATCACGATTACAAGGCCATCGTGGCTGCCGGCGCCGCTGCGGGCATCGGCGTCAATGCCCTCCCGCCGGTGCTGGACGCCATGGGCGATCCGCTCAAGACGAAAACCATCACCCTCACCTGCGGCAAACTGACCACCGGCGTCACGGTTCGGCCCTGGACGGGCATCTTCATGCTGCGCAACACATCTAGCCCAGAAACCTACTTCCAGGCCGCCTTCCGCGTGCAGAGTCCATGGACGATTCAGAATCCTGACGGAACCTCACCCAACGCGGAGCTGATTCTCAAAGAAGAGTGCTATGTGTTCGATTTTGCGCCGGATCGCGCCCTGCGGCAGATTGCCGACTACAGTTGCCGCCTGAATGTGAATGAGGATGACCCGGAAAAGAAAGTGGAGGAATTTATCCACTTCCTGCCGGTGCTGGCGTATGATGGGAGTTCAATGCGACAGATTGATGCCGCCGGCGTGCTGGAAATGGCCATGAGCGGCACCACCGCCACCCTGCTGGCCCGCCGCTGGGAAAGCGCGCTATTGGTGAATGTGGACAATGACACTCTGCGGCGGCTGATAACCAACGAACAGGCGATGCAGGCGCTGATGAACATTGAGGGCTTCCGCAACCTCAATCAGGAGATTGAAACCATCATCAACAAGTCGGAGGCCGTGAAACGGCTGAAAAAAGAGGCCAACGACCGAGCGCTTTCCGCTCAAGAAAAGCGTGAGCTGACCGAAGAGGAGAAGGAATTCAAGAGCAAGCGCAAACAGATTCAGGAAAAGCTCATCAAGCTGGCGACGCGCATCCCCATTTTTATGTATTTGACCGACCATCGGGAACGAACGCTGCGCGATGTGATCACCCAATTGGAACCGGGATTGTTCAAGAAAGTTACGGGGCTGACGGTGAAAGACTTTGAACTCCTCGTCAGCCTCGGCGTCTTCAACAGCGCGCTGATGAACGATGCAGTGTACAAGTTCAAGCGGTATGAAGACCCAAGTCTGGTTTATACGGGTATTAACCGTCACGAAGGAGAAGATGTCGGACTGTACGATACCGTCTTGCGCCGCGCGGAATATGAGGCGACATTGGTGCATGAGGAAAGATAG
- a CDS encoding GIY-YIG nuclease family protein, with the protein MRNYNFYVYILTNWNNKVMYIGMTNNLERRIYEHKNKMVDGFTKKYNVNKLVYYEHTTDVYAAIAREKEIKKWRREKKNKLVMSMNPEWKDLSSEFGVGEDFSLRSK; encoded by the coding sequence ATGAGAAACTATAACTTCTATGTTTATATACTTACTAACTGGAACAACAAAGTCATGTATATCGGTATGACGAATAACCTTGAACGCAGGATATATGAACACAAAAACAAAATGGTAGATGGTTTTACTAAAAAATATAATGTAAATAAATTGGTTTACTATGAACACACAACAGATGTCTATGCGGCAATCGCCAGAGAAAAAGAAATTAAAAAATGGCGACGGGAGAAGAAGAACAAACTGGTAATGAGTATGAACCCTGAATGGAAGGATTTGAGTTCCGAGTTTGGAGTGGGGGAGGATTTCTCGCTGCGCTCGAAATGA
- the fni gene encoding type 2 isopentenyl-diphosphate Delta-isomerase yields MSESEQTSSRKLDHVRIVLGEDVAAKGVTTGFAAYRMPHEAAPELDLAEIDTGLTFLGKRMRAPLLISSMTGGARDVARINLALAEAAETLGLAMGVGSQRAALVDPRVAETYRVRHVAPTIPLLANLGAVQLNYGFGVDECRRAVEMIEADALVLHFNALQEAVQPEGNTNFKGLLRRIEEVCTRLDVPVIVKEVGNGIGAATARRLVDAGVKVIDVAGAGGTSWSEVERFRHKTERGAQVAAAFAGWGIPTTEAIRQVRAALPDITIIGSGGVRSGVDVAKAIALGADLAATAKPALIPAVDERGAEAVIESLQVYIDELRIAMFCTGCGDLAALRRLQLERI; encoded by the coding sequence ATGAGCGAATCTGAACAAACGAGCAGTCGCAAGCTCGATCACGTGCGCATTGTGTTAGGTGAGGACGTCGCCGCCAAAGGAGTGACGACCGGTTTCGCCGCCTATCGCATGCCACACGAAGCGGCGCCAGAACTCGACCTCGCCGAAATCGATACCGGTTTGACCTTTCTCGGCAAGCGTATGCGCGCGCCGTTGCTCATCAGTTCGATGACCGGCGGCGCGCGCGATGTGGCGCGCATCAATCTGGCGCTCGCCGAAGCCGCTGAGACGCTGGGGCTGGCAATGGGGGTTGGATCGCAGCGCGCTGCGCTGGTTGATCCGCGCGTGGCGGAGACCTATCGGGTTCGGCATGTCGCGCCAACAATTCCGCTCCTGGCGAACCTTGGCGCAGTGCAGCTCAACTATGGTTTTGGCGTCGATGAGTGCCGCCGCGCGGTCGAGATGATCGAGGCAGATGCGCTGGTGTTGCACTTCAACGCGCTCCAGGAAGCCGTCCAGCCGGAAGGAAACACGAACTTCAAGGGGCTGTTGCGCCGGATCGAAGAAGTGTGCACCCGCCTCGACGTTCCGGTGATCGTCAAGGAAGTCGGCAACGGCATTGGCGCCGCTACTGCCCGTCGTCTGGTCGATGCGGGTGTTAAGGTTATCGACGTTGCCGGCGCAGGCGGCACCAGCTGGAGCGAAGTCGAACGTTTCCGCCATAAAACCGAACGCGGCGCGCAGGTGGCGGCAGCATTCGCCGGGTGGGGCATTCCCACCACCGAAGCCATCCGTCAGGTGCGCGCCGCACTGCCCGACATCACGATCATCGGGAGCGGCGGTGTGCGCAGCGGGGTGGATGTGGCAAAGGCTATCGCGCTTGGCGCCGATCTGGCCGCTACCGCGAAACCGGCGCTCATTCCGGCAGTCGATGAACGCGGCGCAGAGGCGGTTATCGAGAGTTTGCAGGTCTATATCGATGAATTGCGCATTGCGATGTTCTGCACCGGTTGCGGCGATCTGGCGGCGCTTCGGCGACTGCAACTCGAACGGATTTGA